A genome region from Arachis duranensis cultivar V14167 chromosome 6, aradu.V14167.gnm2.J7QH, whole genome shotgun sequence includes the following:
- the LOC107494210 gene encoding uncharacterized protein LOC107494210: MLRHFTNGKELVRHAVTQFATSFFSLERLYEEKENMRRMFTSDEWAKNKLSKEAKGRKATKIVLMPSFWNHVKYTLKILGPLVRVLRLVNGEKKPPMGYIYEVMEKAKKFIIKTFLNDESKYNDVFKIIDNRWNYLLHRPLHAAGHFLNPELFYDNPWIELDLEVTKGWHEAPNMRDLAIKILSLTCSTSGCERNWSIFEHIHTKKINRLDHERMESLVFIKYNQQLIERYILKDEVDPIALNDIDECNEWLVEEIGTATFQDDNNVDDDADLVHQDNNTLS, translated from the exons CAAGGAGTTGGTAAGGCATGCAGTCACCCAATTTGctacttcatttttctctttggAAAGGCTTTATGAGGAGAAAGAAAATATGAGAAGAATGTTCACCTCGGATGAATGGGCAAAGAATAAGTTGTCAAAGGAGGCAAAGGGGAGGAAGGCAACAAAGATTGTTCTCATGCCCTCTTTTTGGAATCATGTCAAGTACACCCTTAAGATCTTGGGCCCTCTTGTTCGGGTGCTTAGACTTGTTAATGGGGAGAAGAAGCCACCAATGGGATATATTTATGAAGTAATGGAGAAGGCAAAGAAATTCATCATAAAAACATTTCTTAATGATGAGAGCAAGTACAatgatgtttttaaaattattgacaACAGATGGAATTACCTACTTCATCGTCCGTTGCATGCAGCCGGTCATTTTCTGAATCCCGAGTTATTTTATGACAACCCTTGGATTGAGCTGGATTTAGAAGTTACAAAGGGGTG GCATGAAGCTCCAAACATGCGAGACCTTGCTATCAAGATCTTGAGCTTGACTTGTAGTACTTCTGGATGTGAGCGCAATTGGAGTATATTCGAGCATATTCATACTAAGAAAATAAATAGGCTTGATCATGAAAGGATGGAGAGTTTGGTCTTCATAAAGTATAACCAACAACTCATCGAGAGGTACATCCTTAAAGATGAAGTTGACCCTATTGCACtcaatgatattgatgagtgTAATGAGTGGTTAGTGGAAGAAATTGGGACTGCCACCTTTCAAGATGATAATAATGTGGATGATGATGCTGATTTGGTTCATCAAGATAACAAcactttgagttga